Part of the Terrisporobacter glycolicus ATCC 14880 = DSM 1288 genome is shown below.
ATTCACCTGAAAGTTGGATGAAATAGAAAGTACAATAGGCTGTTGCTATTTACTTAAAAAGGAGTATAGATAAATTTGTATCTATACTTCTTTTATAAAAGGTTAAAGAATATAAAAGGTTAAAGAATTCTTAAAGATACATATTATTTATTTTGTTACATTTCATTTATATAATATATTTACTAAGAATCTCTCTTGGTAAAGATGTAAAGCTTTCACTAGCACCCCAATCAAATTTAAAAAACATACCTTGTGCAGCTCCTCCTCCAATGGAATGAACTTTTGTTGGTCCATTTATATTATCTAAAACAATTGTTAATGTTATCCTATTTCCTACTCTCTGGAAGTATTTTTCATATACTAATAATATAGCACCATTATCCTCATTACCTGTTATTATATGATAATCTATTTTTTCTCCAGTTACACTTTCTTTAACTATGCCAAAATCTAGTTTAGATAGCGTATCCCTAAGAGATAAATTAACTTTGAAATTATCTGAATTCAATTTACTATCCCCCTTACTTGTTAGCTTTTTATTATTGTAACTAATATGACTAAACACTACAATTTACAATATAATTACAAAGCTAAATTATAGAAAGAAGTAATTATTAATACGTGTATATAAATTAATATATATTATATACACTCATTTATACTTTTTCTAGTATGACCATCTCTACCTACAACTGTAGTTGCATGTAACATAGAACTTACAATGGATTCCTCTACAGACTCAACAACTGCTCTAAATATCTTATCTATTTCATCATCATGAATCATACTAAAAGATATAATATCACTATTTTTATAATGAGGAACTTTATTAGCAGTAGTAAAAGCAAGAACAATATCTCCACTTCCATTGCCTAAATAGGACCCAGTTTTAGCAAGAGAAACACTTGCTCTCTTCGCTACTCTTTTTAACTGTC
Proteins encoded:
- a CDS encoding DUF6054 family protein; this encodes MNSDNFKVNLSLRDTLSKLDFGIVKESVTGEKIDYHIITGNEDNGAILLVYEKYFQRVGNRITLTIVLDNINGPTKVHSIGGGAAQGMFFKFDWGASESFTSLPREILSKYII